In Phycisphaerae bacterium RAS2, the DNA window ACGCGCCGGCGCTCGCCGCCTGAAAGAACGTTTACGGGCTTGTCGCTGTCCGGACATCGCAGCGCGTCCATCGCGACTTCCAGCTGCGTCTCCAGCTCCCATGCGTTCAGCGCGTCGAGCCGTTCCTGCACACGACCCTGATCTTCCAGCAGCTTCGTCATCTCGTCATCAGAGAGATTCTCCCCCAGTCGCTCGTTGATGCGCTCGAACTCCTTCAGCAGGTCGATGGATTCCTGCTTGCCCTGCTCGACGGCTTGCCGCACGGTGAGTGTGTCGTCCAGATGCGGCTCCTGTTCGAGGAATCCGACGGTGAAGCCCGGCTGGAGAGATATTTGTCCTTCGTAGTCCTTGTCGACGCCGGCAAGGATGCGCAGCAAGGTACTCTTTCCCGAGCCGTTCAGGCCCAGCACGCCGATCTTGGCGCCGTAAAAGTACGAGAGGTAGATGTCCTTGAGGATCTGCTTCTTCTCGTGGCGCTTGCTGACGCCGATCATCGAATAAATGATTTTGTATGCTTCATCTGCCATGAGTCCCGGCTCGCTCCTGTGTTGCTATCCTTGTTGGCTTGGACCTCCGACGCCTTTGCGCACGATCAACATCGAGCAGGGGCAGTCTGCCGCGATGCGCTCGGCCTTCCAGCCGAACACATGCGACTCGAGGCCCCACTTCTCGGCCACGCCGATCAAGACCAGATCGTGCGACGCGGCTTCACGAATCACCGCGTCGATCGGCGAATCATCTTCGACCATGCGAAACGTCACCGGCGTCGGCTGCGTCGGATCGGCGAACACCTTGTCCACCGCGCCCTGCGCGCCGAGCGGCGGTGCATCGCGCCGCGTTCGTGGTGTCACGTGCAGCACGGTCACGGCGGCGCCGGCGCTGCGCGCCAGCCGCCTCGCCAGTTCCAGTGCCAGCCGATCATGCGTGCCGCCGAGAAACGGGACCAGCACCCTCCCCGCGGTCGCGAAGCGGCGATCGACAAAAACGCCGATGTCGCACGCGGCGCGCGACATGACTTTGTGCACCGTGCCGCCAAGCAGGGTTTGCCCGAAGATCGGCCGGTGAAACCCCATGAGGATCAAGTCCGCGTGCCGTGCCGCCGCGACCTCCGATATGTCCGTCGCGACATCCGTCGTGACCAGTGAGAGCGGCTCCAGCTCGATCCCCGCCTCCTTCGCCGCCGCGGCGAGCGGCGCCACGGCCGAGTCTTCCTCCGCGCTTCCGCGGTCCGCCGCGCTGCGATAGGCGTCGCGATCGACGGCCGGCTTGAGGTGCAGCGCCACCAGTTTGCCGGCGCTGCCGGCGATCTGCCCCCCGAGTCGCAACAGGCCCGCCGCCGTGTCGGGCCGCGCGATGGACACCAGCAGGCTCCACGGCCGATCGGCAGCCGGCGCCGCGATGGGTCGATCGCGAAAGAGCCGATCGGGATAGACCCAGCTTAATACAGGTGTCGTCAACGCGGTGGTCACCAGCGCCATGATGACCATCATGGCGAAGACAACATCGGAGATGACGCCCAGTTCGCGGCCGATGTTGAGGATGACCAGCTCCATCAGTCCTCGCGTGTTCATGAGGATGCCGATGGCGGAGGATTCACGCCAGGACAGCCCGCAGGCGCGCGCCGCGATGGATGCGCCGCCGATCTTTCCGGCGCAGGCGACGAGCACAATGAGCCCGGCGTCGAACCAAAGGCGGCCGGAACTCAAGAGCCCGATTTGCGTTTGAAGTCCCGCGAAGGCGAAAAAGATCGGCAACAGGAAAACGACGGTGATGTCCTCGAGTCGTTCGGTCAGGTCGCGGACGAACGCCGAGCCCTTTGGCATGATCACGCCGACGAGGAACGCGCCGAACAGCGCGTGAATCCCGATCGCTTCCGTTGCGAGCGCCGAAGCGACGATCAGCAACATGACCAGTCCGAACATGCCCTGCGAAAGGCGCCCGCGAAGTTTGTAATAGGCTTCCAGTCGCCCCATGAGCGGTCGGCCGATCCAGAACATGATCGCGACATAACCCGTGGCCAGGATGGCCGTCAGTCCGGCGCTGTGCAATCCACGGGCGCGGCAAATCGCGACAACGAACGCCAGCATGCACCATGCAATGACGTCATTCATCGCCGCGCAAACAATCGCCAGCGCGCCCACCGTGGTCTTGTGTAGATTCCGCTCTGTCAGGATGCGAGCCAGCACAGGAAACGCCGTCACACTCATGGCCGCGCCCATGAACAGGCTAACCGTGGTCAACGACATGGCGGGCGGGTTTCCGAACAGCCGCGGATACAGATAGCAAGTCAGTGCCGCGCCAAGCAAAAAAGGAAGCACGATGCTGGACGCCCCGATGCCGGCTGCCGTGCGCCCCTGCTTTCGCAATAGGCGGGGGTCAAGGTCCACGCCGATCAGAAAGAGAAACAGCACGACTCCGACCTGGCTAAGGATTTGCAGGTATTGGAGTGATGCGGCCGGGAAGACCGCTGCCCAGGCGGTCGGTGCCACCATTCCGAATACGCTCGGCCCCAGCACGATGCCAGCGACCATTTCGCCGACAACCTGCGGCTGTCCGACGCGCGCAAAGAGCCGGCCCATTGCGCGCGACGCGACAAGGATCAACCCCAGTTGCCAGAGAAGCGTTAGAAACAAAGGTCGGTTGTTCCGCCTTGTCGGGCGGCTCCGCGGAAGAGGCTATTCCAGCCCGCCCCCGAACGCGGGAACTTAAGGCAATCGTGGCCGCATGCCAACGAAAAGCGATTCGCCGAACGAAGGGGCGCAGAGCGGACGACCCACCGTCGGCGAGTTGGTCGCCGGCTGTTCAGCGTCATTGCGCCATCGCGCCAACGCATTACCGCTTCGCGGTCCTGGTGTCTTGGCGCTTCGGGGCTGTGGAGTTGCCTACTTGTCCTCTTCGCGGATGCCCATGCCGCTGCGATCCGGGTAGGTCGGTCGATTCGGCGCGCGATAGGGATTGCGCTGCAATTCGCCCAACATGTGCGCAATGGCTGCGTCGAGCTGCGGATCGCCGCCGTCGACCATGAGCGCCGGGTCGTCGACGACTTCCATATCGGGATCGACGCCGTGCCCCTCGATGCCCCAGGTGCCGTCTTTCTTGTAATACCCGAACGTCGGCACCGTTGTGAACGCGCCGTCAATCAACCCCGGGTTGCCCGAGATGCCGATCAGCCCGCCCCACGTCCGCATCCCGATCAGCTTGCCCAGGCCCGACTGGCGGAAGTATGCCGGGAACGCGTCACCACCCGACCCGGCGAGGCCGTTGATCAACATGCATTTCGGTCCCTGGTGGCTGTCCGGCGGCCACGGCCAGTCGTGACCGTCGCGCCGCGCCCAGTAGTTCGTGATCGGCCGATTGAGCAGTTCGATGAAGCGCGTGGGGATCTGCCCGCCGCCGTTCCATCGTTCGTCGATGATCAACGCGCCCTTGTCCATCTGGCCGTAGAACTGGCGGAACAGGTCATTCTGCCCATCGACGCCGGTGTTGGGCACATAAATGTATCCGACCTTGCCGTCGGTCTTCTCGGCGACGTACGCCCGGTTGCGCTCGATCCATGCGCGATAGCGCAGATTGCTCTCGTCGGAGAGCAGCTTCACCACCACGTCGCGGGCTTTGTCATCCATCGTCGCCTTGTCGCTTACCGTCAGCGTCACCGTCTGATCGGCCAGCCCTTGGAAACTCGCCCACGGATCGCGCGCGGTATCCACCGGCATCCGGTTCACCGCCAGGAGGTAGTCGCCGACCTTCACATCGACGCCGGGTTGACTCAACGGTCCGCGCGCGTCGCTGTCCCACGGTGCGCCCTCGTGAATCCGAGCGATGCGATACGCCGCCGTATCGCCCTTGACCAGCTCGAAATCACAACCCAGCATGCCGACCGATACGCTCGGCTGGCCTTCCAGGTCGCCGCCGCCGTAATAAGTGTGTCCGGCGTTCAATTCGGAGATCATCTCGGCTGCCACAAAGCCGACATCTTCGCGGCTCGCACAGTCGGCCAGCATCGCCGCGTACCGCTTGTACACGGCCTCCCAGTCGACGCCGTGCATGTGCGGGTCGTAGAAGTAATCCCGCTGCAAGCGCCACACCTCGGTGAGGATCTGCTTCCACTCTTCGCGCGGCGAGACCATCGAACCCATGCCGGCCGTGGAAATCGACTTGTCCAGCTTCTGGTCCTTCGCCGGGTCAACGATCGCCATCTTGTTGTCCTTGCGAACCAGCAGCTTCTTGCCGTCCGGCGAGATGGCGAAGAAGGCCGCACCGGCCAGCACCGTGTTCTCTTCCTTCTTCTCATCCGCCAGGTCGAAAATGCGGATGGACGGCTCGGTCTCGGCGCCACGGCCCGCGAACCGCGAGAAGATCAGCTTGGCATCGTGCGCGACGGCGAGGTTTCCGAAGCTGCCGCGCTTGATCTCCAGTTGCACGGCGCGGCGCTCGAATTCTTCCAGCTCGATGATGACCGGCTTTTTCTCATCCTTTTTCTCGCCCGGCTGGGATGCTTGCGTGCTGGTCGGCGACGAAGCGGGCTGCGAATCCGCCGTCTGGCTGGAGGCGGGCTGGCTCGTCGCAGGCTGGGTGGTGGCCGGCTCTTCGTCACTCTTGGGCGCGAAGGGCAGCTTCACGTCCTTTCGCAGCGGAACGACATAAAGCAAAGCCGTCTCGTTATAGACGAAAGTCGTTCCAATGTCCTCGTAGCGCGGGCTGTTCCAGGCGCGGTTGCTGGCGAAGTATAGATAGTCCCCCGCCCGGTCGAAGGTCGGCGCCCAATCGTTGAACATGCCGGTCGTCACCTGGTGCACTTTGCCCGACGCCATCTCGTACAGATAAATCGCCGATTGGCGGTTTAAACCGTTCTTCGGGTAGGCGATCCAGCCGGAGTCGCGGCTCCAGCTTATTCGCGGCGCATTGGCCCATGGGTCGGTGTCAATGGCTTTCGTCTCCTTCTTCTCCACGTCGCAGAGCAGGATGTTGCCGGCCTTGTCGGTGAGGGCAATGTGCTTCGAGTCGGGCGACCAAATGGGCGCGTAATAAAACGTCTTGCTGCCCTTGGTCAGTTGCTCCGGCTCGCCTTTCTCATCCGCCGAGCGGCGGTACAACTCGTACTCGCCCGTTGCATCGGAGAAGTATGCGATCCACTTGCCGTCCGGGCTCCACATCGGGTCGCGATCGAACACGCCGCTGCTGCGCGTCAGGTTTCGCGGCGAGCCGTGTTCGGCCGGGAGCGTCCAGATGTCGCCCCGCGCCTCGACCACCGCGCGCTTGCCGGTGGCCGAAATGTCGAGCGCCGGCATGTTGCCCGCCACATCCACGCGCCGCGGACGAAGCTTCGGCCGATCGCCGGGGATCGTGACCGACACAACCTTGTCGGACTTCGCGCCGAGGTTGAACAGGCGCAGCTCCGCGCCGACCTGAAAGACGATTTCGCCCTCTCCATTGGCGCCCGGACCATTCGATGCCCACTTGATGTCGAAATCTTTGTAGTTTGTGTGCTGCTGCGTGCGACCGCTGGCTGTGTCGTACGACCAGATGTTCTGGCGATGCTCCGGCCCGGCGTCGCTTAGGTAGTACACGGTCTGCCCCTGCCACATCGGTTGGGTGTCGGTGCCCTCCCACGTCGTCATTTGTTTTGATTGCTTCGTCTTGAGGTTGAACAGCCAGATGTCGGTCGCCATGCCGCCTCGGTAGCGCTTCCACGTGCGGAAGTCCGTCGTGTGTGGCGTGTAGGCCAGCCACTCGCCATCGGCGCTGATCGCCGCCGTCGCGCCATAGGGTACGGGCAGCTTCACGGGCATGCCGCCCGAAGCGTCGACGGTGAAGAGCTGCATCTGGCGGCGCAAACCGGCCAAGCCGTTTGTATAAAACAGTAGCCGATCGCCCGTCGCGCCGCCGGCGACGAGACCGGCATTCGCCGCGGGAACCCAGTCGCACATCGTCTCGCCGTCGGGATGATGGGTGACGCGCCGGGGCGGGCCGCCCTCGACCGGCACGACGTACAAATCTCTATTGCCGTCGTAATTCCCCACAAAGGCGAGTTGAGCGCCGTCGGGGCTGAACCGTGGGAACAACTCTGTCCCCGGCGGGCTGGCCAGCGGCGTCGCCGTGCCGCCATCGCGCGAGACGACCCAGATGTCGTTCGCGTACACGAACGCGATCTTGTCGCGGCTTACGTCGGGATAGCGCAGCATCCCGCCATGCGGCTGGACCTGCGCCCGCGCCGAAAGAGCAAACATGAACACAAACAGGAAGGGGCAACAGAATTGGAACGCGCGGGAAGCTACCAAGCGGTGCATCGATCCTCCTCGAATTAGAAAGGTCGCCGCCAAGAGCATAACCGCTCCGGCTCGATTCGAGCAGGAGGATCGATTCGGTTCTTGCACGAGGAAACGCAAGGAATGGGGCCGGGCACAGCGGGGTCAGACGTGCATCAGTTCATCGCGGCACGGCGTTTTCGCGAGCGACGATACCGGCACGGCGCAGGGATCTGCAACGCTCGCCCGCCTGGCAAGCCGGCGGCGAAACCGCCGACCGATCCACAAGACACACAACGCGCCGGCCACGCCGAAATTCAGCACGACCATGCATGTGTATTTAGGATAAGTGTACCAGAGTGGTCGCACGGGAAGGTAGGGGCCGTTCTCGCCCCAGATGGCGACCAGCGTTTTGTAGACCGGCCAGCGCAGTGCGCCCAACCACTTGTAATTGAAATAATAGGCGTGGTCGAAATTGTACAGGTCATGGGGCAAGGCGATGGTGACTTCCTTGCCCTTCGGCCCCCAGCCGTAAGCAAAGCCAGTCACGGCGTTGCGTAGAAACAACTCGCGATCCTTTTGCAATTCCTTGAGCGTCGCCGGTCTGCCGTCTTCGTGCTGATAAATGACCCCGTTTGTGGGTCCGACGATTCCCTGCGTTCCGGCGTAGTCCACTTCCACCACCGAGTGCCGGCCGTACAGGCGAGGGCCGTGTTGA includes these proteins:
- the nhaS3 gene encoding High-affinity Na(+)/H(+) antiporter NhaS3; this translates as MGRLFARVGQPQVVGEMVAGIVLGPSVFGMVAPTAWAAVFPAASLQYLQILSQVGVVLFLFLIGVDLDPRLLRKQGRTAAGIGASSIVLPFLLGAALTCYLYPRLFGNPPAMSLTTVSLFMGAAMSVTAFPVLARILTERNLHKTTVGALAIVCAAMNDVIAWCMLAFVVAICRARGLHSAGLTAILATGYVAIMFWIGRPLMGRLEAYYKLRGRLSQGMFGLVMLLIVASALATEAIGIHALFGAFLVGVIMPKGSAFVRDLTERLEDITVVFLLPIFFAFAGLQTQIGLLSSGRLWFDAGLIVLVACAGKIGGASIAARACGLSWRESSAIGILMNTRGLMELVILNIGRELGVISDVVFAMMVIMALVTTALTTPVLSWVYPDRLFRDRPIAAPAADRPWSLLVSIARPDTAAGLLRLGGQIAGSAGKLVALHLKPAVDRDAYRSAADRGSAEEDSAVAPLAAAAKEAGIELEPLSLVTTDVATDISEVAAARHADLILMGFHRPIFGQTLLGGTVHKVMSRAACDIGVFVDRRFATAGRVLVPFLGGTHDRLALELARRLARSAGAAVTVLHVTPRTRRDAPPLGAQGAVDKVFADPTQPTPVTFRMVEDDSPIDAVIREAASHDLVLIGVAEKWGLESHVFGWKAERIAADCPCSMLIVRKGVGGPSQQG
- a CDS encoding hypothetical protein (Tricorn protease homolog 1), which encodes MHRLVASRAFQFCCPFLFVFMFALSARAQVQPHGGMLRYPDVSRDKIAFVYANDIWVVSRDGGTATPLASPPGTELFPRFSPDGAQLAFVGNYDGNRDLYVVPVEGGPPRRVTHHPDGETMCDWVPAANAGLVAGGATGDRLLFYTNGLAGLRRQMQLFTVDASGGMPVKLPVPYGATAAISADGEWLAYTPHTTDFRTWKRYRGGMATDIWLFNLKTKQSKQMTTWEGTDTQPMWQGQTVYYLSDAGPEHRQNIWSYDTASGRTQQHTNYKDFDIKWASNGPGANGEGEIVFQVGAELRLFNLGAKSDKVVSVTIPGDRPKLRPRRVDVAGNMPALDISATGKRAVVEARGDIWTLPAEHGSPRNLTRSSGVFDRDPMWSPDGKWIAYFSDATGEYELYRRSADEKGEPEQLTKGSKTFYYAPIWSPDSKHIALTDKAGNILLCDVEKKETKAIDTDPWANAPRISWSRDSGWIAYPKNGLNRQSAIYLYEMASGKVHQVTTGMFNDWAPTFDRAGDYLYFASNRAWNSPRYEDIGTTFVYNETALLYVVPLRKDVKLPFAPKSDEEPATTQPATSQPASSQTADSQPASSPTSTQASQPGEKKDEKKPVIIELEEFERRAVQLEIKRGSFGNLAVAHDAKLIFSRFAGRGAETEPSIRIFDLADEKKEENTVLAGAAFFAISPDGKKLLVRKDNKMAIVDPAKDQKLDKSISTAGMGSMVSPREEWKQILTEVWRLQRDYFYDPHMHGVDWEAVYKRYAAMLADCASREDVGFVAAEMISELNAGHTYYGGGDLEGQPSVSVGMLGCDFELVKGDTAAYRIARIHEGAPWDSDARGPLSQPGVDVKVGDYLLAVNRMPVDTARDPWASFQGLADQTVTLTVSDKATMDDKARDVVVKLLSDESNLRYRAWIERNRAYVAEKTDGKVGYIYVPNTGVDGQNDLFRQFYGQMDKGALIIDERWNGGGQIPTRFIELLNRPITNYWARRDGHDWPWPPDSHQGPKCMLINGLAGSGGDAFPAYFRQSGLGKLIGMRTWGGLIGISGNPGLIDGAFTTVPTFGYYKKDGTWGIEGHGVDPDMEVVDDPALMVDGGDPQLDAAIAHMLGELQRNPYRAPNRPTYPDRSGMGIREEDK